The proteins below are encoded in one region of Corynebacterium sphenisci DSM 44792:
- a CDS encoding DUF3152 domain-containing protein, with the protein MRLARRLGWRAYAIPLLVVLTAWVLLDIVTDGGMGAGGTARSTAAEPGPAPAADPESGLDVGELPPGADYPTRGSGEFVDAGSPGAAAGEGREKTLRYAVQIEDVLDAGAVGGADAFGATIDATLSDPRGWTADPAFALRHVGADEDPDTIIRLVTPDTAGRLCGREMDVETSCRIGAAGGRPGQILVNVARWTRGALPFEGDLGAYRQYLINHEVGHALGYAAHRPCPAEGELAPVMMQQTLSLDNSELHNLAPHEVYPDDGATCRPNGWPYPAARAPR; encoded by the coding sequence GTGCGCCTGGCCCGCCGGCTGGGCTGGCGGGCCTACGCGATCCCGCTGCTGGTGGTGCTCACCGCCTGGGTGCTCCTCGACATCGTCACCGACGGCGGGATGGGCGCCGGCGGGACGGCCCGGAGCACCGCCGCGGAACCGGGCCCGGCCCCGGCGGCCGATCCCGAATCCGGCCTGGACGTCGGCGAGCTGCCGCCCGGGGCGGACTACCCCACCCGCGGCTCGGGCGAGTTCGTCGACGCCGGGTCCCCCGGCGCCGCCGCCGGCGAGGGCAGGGAGAAGACGCTGCGCTACGCGGTGCAGATCGAGGACGTGCTCGACGCCGGGGCGGTCGGCGGGGCCGACGCCTTCGGCGCCACCATCGACGCCACCCTCTCCGATCCCCGGGGCTGGACCGCCGACCCGGCCTTCGCGCTGCGCCACGTCGGCGCCGACGAGGACCCGGACACCATCATCCGGCTGGTCACCCCGGACACCGCCGGGCGGCTCTGCGGCCGGGAGATGGACGTGGAGACCAGCTGCCGGATCGGCGCGGCCGGCGGCCGGCCCGGCCAGATCCTGGTCAACGTGGCCCGGTGGACCCGCGGGGCGCTGCCCTTCGAGGGCGATCTGGGCGCCTACCGGCAGTACCTGATCAACCACGAGGTGGGCCACGCCCTGGGCTACGCCGCGCACCGGCCCTGCCCCGCCGAGGGGGAGCTGGCGCCGGTGATGATGCAGCAGACGCTCAGCCTGGACAACTCCGAACTGCACAACCTCGCCCCGCATGAGGTCTACCCCGACGATGGCGCGACCTGCCGGCCCAACGGGTGGCCGTACCCGGCGGCGCGGGCGCCCCGGTAG